The nucleotide sequence TTCAGGAACACGTCGGGTAGACGCCCGGTTGGATCAAAAGCCGCTGCCACGTGCTCCCTCTCAGCTGTCTCGTCACGTCGCCCGGATCCCCCGCGTCAGCGCGGAAACCGGGCGAGGCCACCGTTGCGGTTGAAGCAGAGTATCCCCCGGATCTCCCCGGTGCGATGATCGTCGCCACCGTGTTACGCGAGCGCTGACGAGCCGGCCGAGATGGCCGGCTCGGACCCGCGCGAACACGCCCGGGGGTACGGCTACTGTCCGCCCTTCTGGACGTAGCCCCGGACGAACTCCTCGGCGTTCTCCTCGAGCACCGAGTCGATCTCGTCCAGCAGGTCGTCGACGTCCTCGGTGATCTCCGCGTGCCGCTCGGCGACC is from Micromonospora sp. WMMD1102 and encodes:
- a CDS encoding ubiquitin-like protein Pup, whose amino-acid sequence is MATRDTGGQSQSGKARRDEEVDEVATEANPEVAERHAEITEDVDDLLDEIDSVLEENAEEFVRGYVQKGGQ